In Geotalea uraniireducens, one genomic interval encodes:
- the kdpC gene encoding potassium-transporting ATPase subunit KdpC: protein MKDIKSAILLFVVFTIICGGIYPLAVTGIAQAVFPKQANGSLIVGKDGKEIGSSLIGQPFSDPKYFWPRPSATSDFSNNPMGSSGSNSGPTNPDYLKTVGDRVKALRDTGVIGPIPADQVQASGSGLDPHISPESAVMQIPRVAKARGISEETLIKLVKTHTEGRQLGFLGEPRVNVLKLNLELEGVTVL from the coding sequence ATGAAAGATATCAAGTCAGCCATTTTGTTGTTTGTCGTGTTCACCATCATTTGCGGAGGTATCTATCCCCTGGCGGTCACGGGCATCGCCCAGGCAGTTTTTCCGAAACAGGCTAACGGCAGCCTGATCGTCGGCAAGGACGGCAAGGAGATTGGCTCAAGCCTTATCGGCCAGCCGTTCTCCGATCCCAAGTACTTCTGGCCTCGGCCGTCGGCCACTTCGGACTTCAGCAACAACCCCATGGGATCAAGCGGATCCAACAGCGGCCCCACCAATCCAGACTATCTCAAGACCGTTGGCGACCGGGTGAAAGCGCTCCGCGACACCGGCGTGATCGGCCCGATTCCGGCGGATCAGGTCCAGGCCTCCGGCAGCGGTCTAGATCCGCATATCTCACCTGAATCGGCTGTCATGCAAATTCCTCGCGTGGCCAAGGCCAGGGGCATAAGTGAAGAAACACTTATAAAGCTTGTTAAAACCCATACCGAAGGACGTCAATTGGGGTTCCTGGGGGAACCACGAGTGAATGTACTCAAGCTGAATCTGGAATTGGAGGGGGTAACGGTACTCTAA
- the kdpB gene encoding potassium-transporting ATPase subunit KdpB, whose protein sequence is MSVHKPEPVSIFDKQIVGPALVSSLKKLNPIELWRNPVMLCVEIASVITLITFILSLTGANKEPAWFTGQVSVWLWLTVIFANFSESLAEGRGKARAASLRSSRTSVSAKLLSKPEFDSAFTTVGASQLRKGDVILVGANEIIAGDGDVIAGAALVNEAAVTGESAPVVRESGGDRSAVTGGTTVIANSIIVRITANPGETFLDRMIGLIEGAKRRKTPNEIALEVLLIALTLVFLLVCINISPLSIYSVKAAGQGTPVSLTVLTALFVCLAPTTIAALLPAIGIAGMDRLFQKNVIALSGRAIEAAGDVNVLLLDKTGTITHGNREAVAFVPVGGHTEQELAEAAFTASLADETPEGRSVVALAREKFGLKKSDAMPADAEVIEFSAETRLSGINTGGNQYRKGAADSTIAFVKKNGCINIPANLSDVVDTIARAGATPLVVCKGCEILGVINLKDIVKAGIQERFLQLRSMGIRTVMITGDNPLTAAAIAAEAQVDDFLAQAKPEDKLRLIKENQEAGFMVAMTGDGTNDAPALAQADVAVAMNTGTQPAREAANIIDLDSNPTKLLDIVEVGKQILMTRGNLTTFSISNDVAKYFAIIPAMMLSVYPQLGVLNVMHLATPLSAILSAVIFNAIIIPLLVPLALKGTKFRPMPAEKLLIHNLLLYGVGGIIAPFAGIKIIDMCVAMFV, encoded by the coding sequence ATGTCTGTACACAAACCCGAACCGGTATCTATTTTCGACAAGCAAATCGTTGGTCCAGCGCTGGTCTCATCGCTCAAAAAGCTAAATCCGATTGAACTCTGGCGCAACCCGGTGATGCTGTGCGTAGAAATTGCCAGCGTCATCACCCTAATCACCTTCATCCTGTCTCTCACCGGGGCAAACAAGGAACCGGCTTGGTTCACCGGTCAAGTCTCTGTCTGGCTCTGGTTGACGGTGATCTTTGCAAACTTTTCAGAATCACTGGCTGAAGGACGGGGGAAAGCCCGAGCGGCAAGTCTCCGTTCCTCTCGCACCAGCGTCAGCGCCAAACTGCTCTCGAAACCGGAATTCGACAGCGCCTTCACCACCGTAGGTGCAAGCCAGCTGCGCAAGGGTGATGTGATCCTGGTGGGAGCTAACGAGATCATCGCCGGTGACGGCGACGTCATCGCTGGTGCGGCCCTGGTCAATGAGGCTGCGGTAACCGGTGAGTCAGCACCGGTAGTACGGGAGTCGGGTGGCGATCGAAGTGCGGTTACCGGTGGCACTACAGTGATTGCCAACTCGATCATTGTCCGCATCACCGCCAACCCGGGAGAGACCTTCCTCGACCGGATGATCGGCCTCATCGAGGGTGCCAAACGGCGCAAAACTCCCAACGAGATCGCTCTTGAGGTGCTGCTTATCGCGCTGACCCTGGTGTTCCTGCTGGTCTGCATCAATATCAGCCCGCTCTCCATCTACAGCGTCAAGGCCGCTGGCCAGGGGACACCAGTGTCGCTGACGGTTTTGACCGCCCTGTTCGTCTGCCTGGCGCCCACCACCATCGCCGCGCTGTTGCCAGCCATCGGCATTGCCGGCATGGACCGGCTGTTCCAGAAGAACGTCATCGCCCTCTCCGGCCGGGCCATCGAGGCCGCCGGCGATGTCAACGTCCTTCTTCTGGACAAGACTGGTACCATTACCCATGGTAACCGGGAGGCAGTGGCATTCGTTCCGGTGGGAGGGCACACGGAGCAGGAATTGGCAGAAGCGGCTTTTACAGCATCTCTGGCCGACGAAACTCCAGAGGGTCGAAGTGTCGTGGCGCTTGCGCGAGAAAAATTCGGTCTGAAAAAGTCTGATGCCATGCCGGCTGATGCTGAAGTGATCGAATTCAGCGCAGAGACCAGGCTTTCCGGGATCAACACAGGTGGCAATCAATACCGTAAGGGTGCGGCAGATTCGACCATTGCCTTTGTAAAAAAGAATGGCTGCATCAACATTCCAGCTAACCTTTCAGACGTTGTGGATACTATAGCAAGAGCAGGTGCGACACCCTTAGTAGTTTGTAAAGGATGTGAAATTCTTGGTGTTATAAATCTGAAAGATATTGTTAAGGCGGGAATCCAAGAGCGGTTTCTGCAACTGCGCAGCATGGGGATCAGAACCGTCATGATCACCGGCGACAACCCGCTCACTGCCGCGGCCATCGCCGCCGAGGCCCAGGTGGATGACTTCCTTGCTCAGGCCAAGCCCGAGGACAAGTTGCGTTTGATCAAGGAGAACCAGGAGGCGGGCTTCATGGTGGCAATGACCGGCGACGGCACCAACGATGCCCCGGCCCTGGCCCAGGCCGACGTTGCCGTAGCCATGAATACCGGCACCCAGCCGGCCCGGGAAGCGGCCAACATCATCGACCTGGACTCCAACCCCACCAAGCTCCTGGACATCGTGGAGGTGGGGAAACAAATCCTCATGACCCGCGGGAATCTGACCACCTTCAGCATCTCAAACGATGTGGCAAAATACTTTGCCATCATCCCGGCCATGATGCTTTCGGTATATCCTCAGCTCGGAGTCTTGAATGTCATGCACTTGGCCACACCATTGTCGGCAATCCTGTCGGCGGTCATCTTCAACGCCATAATTATCCCCTTACTCGTGCCACTGGCACTCAAGGGAACGAAATTCCGCCCCATGCCGGCTGAGAAACTGCTTATCCACAACCTGCTGCTCTACGGCGTCGGCGGGATCATCGCACCGTTCGCGGGGATTAAAATCATCGACATGTGCGTTGCCATGTTCGTGTAA
- the kdpA gene encoding potassium-transporting ATPase subunit KdpA, with amino-acid sequence MEKFEWLQTALYFAVLLAAVKPLGGFMARLFQGERTLLTPILGPIERVIYRICGVQSEEEMGWQRYAGSMILFNLVLFMSLFVLLMTQHLLPLNPQKVPAFTWQLALNTAISFVTNTNWQAYVGEQAASYFTQMVGLATHNFVSAATGIAVAIAVIRGFARRRTSQLGNFWVDMTRCTLYVLLPISLVAAILLVSQGAIQNFKAYKTVSLVQAVTYDKPKLDDKGNPLKDVKGNPVTESVTAKEVTIPMGPVASQEAIKELGTNGGGFFNANSAHPYENPTPFSHMLEILLILLIPGSLTYTFGVMVGNTRQGWAILGVMLFLLIGSFTVLQWAEVSGNPLVTKLGVSGVNMEGKELRFGLAGTNLFEVATTGTSCGAVAAMHDSLTPLGGMIPLSLILLGEIVFGGVGSGLYTMLAFAVIAVFVSGLMIGRTPEYLGKKIEVREMWMSIVTVLIAGVTVLILSAIAMLTPSAVASMANPGAHGLSEVLYAFASMANNNGSAFAGLNANVNFYNLWGSLAMIIGRYVPAVAMLAMAGALAEKKYVPPSLGTLPTDKVPFALWLTLVILIVGALTFFPALSLGPIVEHLTMLGGN; translated from the coding sequence ATGGAAAAGTTTGAATGGTTACAGACTGCACTGTACTTTGCAGTACTGCTGGCAGCGGTCAAGCCGCTGGGTGGCTTCATGGCCCGTCTCTTCCAAGGGGAACGGACCCTGCTTACCCCGATACTCGGACCAATTGAGCGAGTTATCTACCGCATCTGCGGTGTTCAGTCCGAGGAGGAGATGGGATGGCAGCGCTACGCCGGGTCCATGATCCTCTTCAACCTAGTGCTATTCATGTCGCTCTTCGTACTCCTGATGACCCAGCACCTTCTGCCGCTCAATCCACAGAAGGTCCCGGCCTTTACCTGGCAACTGGCGCTCAACACCGCCATCAGTTTCGTCACCAACACCAACTGGCAAGCATATGTCGGGGAACAGGCCGCCAGTTACTTCACCCAGATGGTGGGGCTGGCAACCCACAACTTCGTGTCCGCCGCCACCGGCATCGCCGTGGCGATCGCCGTGATCCGTGGCTTTGCCCGGCGACGCACCTCACAACTTGGCAACTTCTGGGTGGATATGACGAGGTGTACACTCTATGTCCTGCTGCCGATCTCATTGGTTGCAGCGATACTGCTGGTCTCCCAGGGAGCGATCCAGAATTTCAAGGCATACAAGACTGTGTCTCTGGTGCAGGCCGTCACCTACGACAAGCCAAAGCTTGATGACAAAGGCAATCCGCTCAAGGATGTCAAGGGGAACCCGGTCACCGAGAGTGTAACAGCTAAAGAAGTAACCATCCCCATGGGGCCGGTGGCCTCCCAGGAGGCGATCAAGGAGTTGGGGACCAACGGCGGCGGCTTCTTCAACGCAAACTCGGCTCACCCCTACGAGAATCCTACCCCATTCTCCCATATGCTGGAGATCCTGCTCATCCTCCTTATCCCTGGCAGTCTCACCTACACATTTGGGGTTATGGTGGGTAATACCCGCCAAGGGTGGGCGATACTCGGGGTCATGCTTTTCCTGCTCATAGGTTCGTTTACGGTATTACAATGGGCCGAAGTGAGCGGCAATCCACTGGTGACCAAGCTCGGCGTGTCCGGTGTCAACATGGAAGGCAAGGAACTCCGCTTCGGGCTGGCCGGCACCAACCTTTTCGAGGTAGCCACCACCGGCACCTCTTGTGGCGCCGTGGCTGCCATGCACGACTCATTGACCCCGCTGGGCGGTATGATCCCCTTAAGCCTCATACTGCTGGGCGAGATCGTCTTCGGTGGGGTCGGTTCCGGGCTCTACACCATGCTCGCCTTTGCCGTGATCGCCGTCTTCGTCTCCGGCCTCATGATTGGCCGCACTCCGGAATACCTGGGCAAGAAGATTGAGGTTCGGGAGATGTGGATGTCCATCGTCACGGTGCTCATCGCCGGGGTCACGGTCCTCATACTCTCGGCCATTGCCATGCTCACCCCATCAGCCGTGGCCTCCATGGCCAATCCCGGAGCACATGGTCTCAGCGAGGTCCTCTACGCCTTCGCCTCCATGGCCAACAACAACGGCAGCGCCTTTGCCGGGCTGAACGCCAACGTAAACTTCTATAACCTGTGGGGATCATTGGCCATGATCATCGGCCGCTATGTCCCGGCGGTGGCGATGCTAGCCATGGCTGGGGCTCTTGCTGAGAAGAAGTACGTGCCGCCGAGCCTGGGAACCCTGCCGACCGACAAGGTGCCGTTCGCTCTCTGGCTCACATTGGTAATCCTGATCGTCGGTGCTCTTACCTTTTTCCCCGCTCTGTCGCTGGGACCGATTGTTGAACACCTGACCATGCTGGGAGGTAACTAG
- a CDS encoding P-II family nitrogen regulator, protein MKIIEAIIRPIKLEAVKNALRQIGIKEFMESSLVCHGRHKGQWTICRGTSYLSNIVEKVKLEFFASDDLVARIVDIIGTVARTDKAKDCRISILPLTVIA, encoded by the coding sequence ATGAAAATTATCGAAGCAATTATACGCCCGATAAAATTGGAAGCTGTCAAAAATGCTTTACGGCAAATTGGCATCAAAGAATTTATGGAAAGCTCTCTTGTTTGCCATGGACGTCATAAGGGTCAGTGGACGATTTGCCGAGGGACAAGTTATCTATCTAATATCGTTGAAAAAGTGAAGCTTGAATTTTTTGCATCCGATGACTTAGTGGCAAGAATCGTTGATATAATTGGAACAGTAGCTCGCACTGATAAGGCCAAGGATTGCCGAATCTCAATATTGCCATTAACAGTAATTGCCTAG
- a CDS encoding CHC2 zinc finger domain-containing protein codes for MTLNATLQAARDMGVPERYAVMRRLAFLQPQIKHLEREIWGARRRIDRSRDPLIKALSESFIRDQEKELRPMKREATELLNHVNGKETVQAPGGITPEMIDQARQYPISSIIEFSKGRYRCCPFHEDRNPSMALYENHVHCFVCNRTWDSISATMALDGVTFREAVLALQS; via the coding sequence ATGACCCTGAACGCGACATTGCAGGCGGCACGGGATATGGGCGTTCCGGAGCGCTACGCGGTAATGCGCCGGCTGGCCTTCCTGCAGCCGCAGATCAAACATCTGGAACGGGAGATCTGGGGAGCGCGACGGCGGATAGATCGCAGTCGCGACCCGCTGATCAAGGCCCTGTCCGAATCCTTCATCAGAGACCAGGAAAAGGAGCTGCGCCCCATGAAACGGGAAGCGACGGAGCTCCTGAACCATGTCAACGGCAAGGAGACGGTGCAGGCGCCAGGCGGAATCACCCCGGAGATGATCGATCAGGCCCGGCAGTATCCCATAAGCAGCATCATCGAATTCTCCAAGGGACGGTACCGCTGCTGTCCGTTTCACGAGGACCGCAATCCGTCCATGGCCCTGTACGAGAACCATGTCCACTGTTTCGTCTGCAACCGGACTTGGGATTCGATCAGTGCCACGATGGCGCTGGATGGCGTGACCTTCCGGGAAGCCGTACTGGCTCTCCAGAGCTGA
- a CDS encoding VWA domain-containing protein, translating to MKTRPLALIAKVLGRKYDVTVTIAGQVACTSGKEITIPVVSGPHAEALAHGYIDHEAAHVRYTDFSVRLTNDFAGDLLNILEDVRIEQAIGQEYPGCIANLRELTRLLVEQEGVFRPDPSHPSQSILAWIMAVIYMAVLGHDSLRQTRDRAEPLVRQALGRNFDQALLLLDRVGALTSTREAAALRDELMKLIRDSAHQQPKNGQPRPSQSQSGNHGDKNDGTGSDHSRQQNGTGSNGSQQVQNRDKQQISSQPAGSGQDKSSGHSSRGQSGASDSPSQESVRQALAEALSGKSVGSFGNVGEKLAELLCQNATESSFNGTAAAAPRLPTAHSLNHTGGYDDLSALRVHTAALRARLQGLVQASKQKRSTPVSVGHRLDSRVLTRLRVCDTRVFTRKEEKRAVNTAVCMLLDSSGSMGNTTVLNKMGIASRACFVAAEALYSIPGVRTAIATFKGHDNCVFPMVGFGEKPDHSRFNITGSGGTRLGHALWWAWGELCLRRETRKICIAFSDGDTGDSPVTQAAINRMRESGIEVIGIGIQDSSIKQYLPDNYRIIKSLDQFTPALLELLREKLVA from the coding sequence ATGAAAACACGACCTCTTGCCCTGATCGCCAAAGTCCTTGGCCGGAAATACGATGTCACTGTAACCATTGCCGGACAGGTTGCCTGCACCAGCGGGAAGGAAATCACTATCCCGGTCGTGTCAGGCCCCCATGCCGAAGCGCTTGCCCATGGCTATATCGATCATGAAGCGGCGCATGTCCGGTACACCGATTTTTCCGTTCGTCTCACGAACGATTTCGCGGGGGATCTGCTCAACATCCTGGAAGATGTGAGGATCGAGCAGGCAATCGGCCAGGAATATCCCGGCTGTATCGCCAATCTCCGCGAGCTGACCCGTCTTCTGGTTGAACAGGAAGGCGTATTCAGACCAGACCCGTCCCATCCATCCCAAAGCATCCTCGCCTGGATCATGGCCGTGATCTACATGGCAGTACTTGGTCATGACTCGTTGCGGCAAACCAGGGACAGAGCCGAACCATTGGTCCGGCAGGCTCTGGGGAGAAACTTCGATCAGGCGTTGTTGCTATTGGATCGGGTCGGGGCACTTACATCGACCCGAGAAGCAGCGGCGCTCCGGGATGAACTGATGAAGCTCATCCGCGACTCTGCACACCAACAACCGAAAAACGGGCAACCCCGGCCTTCCCAAAGTCAATCCGGCAATCACGGAGATAAAAACGACGGGACAGGCAGTGATCATTCCCGGCAACAGAATGGAACTGGCAGTAACGGTAGTCAACAGGTACAGAACAGGGATAAGCAGCAAATCTCCTCACAGCCTGCCGGCTCCGGACAGGATAAATCATCCGGACACTCTTCTCGGGGACAATCCGGGGCGTCTGATTCACCATCCCAGGAATCTGTCCGCCAGGCATTAGCGGAAGCTTTGTCCGGCAAGAGTGTCGGCTCCTTCGGGAACGTGGGAGAAAAACTGGCCGAACTGCTCTGCCAGAATGCTACCGAAAGTTCATTCAACGGGACAGCCGCAGCAGCACCACGACTGCCAACAGCCCATTCACTGAATCATACCGGCGGATACGATGATCTTTCAGCGCTTCGTGTCCACACGGCAGCTTTGCGGGCCCGGCTTCAGGGGCTTGTCCAAGCATCGAAACAGAAACGATCCACCCCGGTCAGCGTCGGGCACCGACTGGATTCCCGTGTACTGACACGACTTCGTGTCTGCGACACCAGGGTATTTACCAGGAAAGAGGAAAAACGGGCGGTCAATACGGCTGTCTGCATGCTTCTGGATAGTTCCGGAAGCATGGGCAACACTACCGTCCTTAACAAGATGGGCATCGCATCCCGCGCCTGTTTCGTGGCGGCGGAGGCCCTCTATTCCATCCCCGGCGTCCGTACGGCGATTGCCACCTTCAAGGGTCATGACAACTGCGTCTTCCCCATGGTCGGTTTCGGGGAAAAGCCTGATCACAGCAGATTCAACATTACCGGTTCCGGCGGCACCAGGCTCGGCCATGCTCTTTGGTGGGCATGGGGAGAACTCTGTCTGCGCCGGGAGACACGCAAGATCTGTATCGCCTTCTCCGATGGCGACACCGGCGATAGCCCTGTCACTCAAGCCGCTATCAATCGCATGAGGGAGTCGGGAATCGAGGTGATCGGGATAGGTATTCAGGACAGCAGCATCAAACAGTACCTACCCGACAACTACCGGATCATCAAGAGCCTCGACCAGTTCACCCCGGCGCTGCTGGAACTGTTGCGGGAAAAACTGGTCGCATAA
- a CDS encoding DUF3150 domain-containing protein, whose product MNNTTISKVLQGLVLVHLSFSVWSGKKKLRPEDLKGANLPPDKLASLGSKRIFDPDALKVFATLKRQAERACEEVGVRFLGGYAIPEEKLAPLMEKMEQVEQSFATAKTNFLSAYDDNLKDWLAEAGEWSEIVARAVEPANRVAERLSCGFTAFKVEAPGVTASAVQPLERQVGGLADQLIHEIGALAKSTWEESYRGRTSVTRKALRPLKAILDKLSSLSFVGPDKISGLVANVHAALATVPRSGPVTGATLMGLVGVLCELSDIAGFITTEEREEMLQPLPEPEVEPALSAHLPPKTVTIMPQPVQQIEAPAVWFW is encoded by the coding sequence ATGAACAACACAACCATCAGCAAAGTACTCCAGGGCCTGGTCCTGGTTCATCTCAGCTTCTCCGTCTGGTCCGGCAAGAAGAAACTCCGGCCGGAAGATTTGAAGGGTGCGAATCTGCCACCCGACAAACTCGCCTCTCTCGGGTCAAAGCGCATTTTTGATCCTGATGCCCTCAAGGTGTTCGCCACCCTGAAGCGCCAGGCTGAACGCGCCTGCGAAGAGGTAGGAGTCAGATTCCTTGGTGGCTACGCCATTCCAGAGGAAAAACTGGCTCCCCTGATGGAGAAGATGGAACAGGTCGAACAGAGCTTTGCCACGGCAAAGACGAATTTCCTGTCGGCATACGACGACAACCTCAAGGACTGGCTCGCCGAAGCCGGTGAGTGGTCCGAAATCGTCGCCCGCGCTGTTGAACCTGCCAATCGTGTCGCAGAACGGCTCTCCTGCGGCTTCACCGCTTTCAAGGTGGAAGCCCCCGGAGTAACTGCTTCTGCGGTACAACCGCTGGAACGTCAGGTTGGCGGCCTTGCGGATCAACTGATCCATGAAATCGGCGCCCTGGCAAAATCAACCTGGGAAGAATCGTACCGAGGCCGCACTTCCGTTACTCGGAAGGCATTGCGCCCCCTCAAGGCGATCCTCGACAAACTCTCCAGCCTCAGCTTCGTTGGCCCTGACAAGATCAGTGGCCTCGTTGCCAACGTACATGCAGCGCTCGCCACCGTACCCAGATCCGGTCCGGTCACCGGAGCAACCCTGATGGGGCTGGTCGGAGTATTGTGCGAGCTGTCCGACATTGCCGGTTTCATCACGACCGAGGAACGGGAAGAAATGCTGCAACCGCTCCCCGAACCTGAAGTCGAACCGGCACTATCTGCACATCTTCCACCAAAGACCGTAACGATCATGCCGCAGCCGGTACAGCAGATTGAAGCGCCGGCTGTCTGGTTCTGGTAA
- a CDS encoding AAA family ATPase codes for MNYEIRSTFNIDAPKSVTIKGRTPGHPAVPQQDIQYIFRQSTLSDLFTWYLLGEHSLYLTGPTGCGKSSVIIEVAARLNIPLWNVVAHSRLETPELIGGYRLNAGGGMDFVHGPLIIAMKEGGWFLIDEIDLLDPSTAAGLNGIAEGRPITIPETGEVVTAHPDFRFIATANSNGAGDATGLYQGIMRQNLAFLDRFYMIEVGYPDQDIEKKILTEVAPSVGSDIRDRMVAIANEIRALFVKGETEVTLSTRTLTRWARITAFQGRAAASQGMSNGETLTKAFDRALGFRAEPDTRTALHAVLQRHFGDRRSP; via the coding sequence ATGAACTACGAAATCAGAAGCACGTTCAATATCGACGCGCCCAAATCCGTCACCATCAAGGGGAGAACACCGGGACATCCGGCGGTTCCCCAACAGGATATCCAGTACATCTTCCGGCAGTCAACCCTGTCGGATCTGTTCACCTGGTATCTCCTCGGCGAACACTCTCTCTACCTCACCGGCCCCACCGGCTGCGGCAAATCCTCCGTCATCATCGAGGTAGCAGCCCGGCTCAATATCCCCCTTTGGAATGTCGTCGCCCACTCCCGGCTGGAAACACCGGAACTGATCGGCGGCTATCGGCTCAATGCCGGCGGCGGGATGGATTTCGTGCACGGGCCGCTCATTATTGCCATGAAGGAAGGTGGCTGGTTCCTGATCGATGAAATCGATCTGCTCGATCCTTCAACTGCTGCGGGGCTGAACGGCATTGCCGAAGGCCGCCCCATCACCATTCCGGAAACGGGAGAAGTGGTAACGGCCCACCCGGACTTCCGATTCATCGCCACCGCCAACTCTAATGGAGCAGGTGACGCTACAGGCCTCTACCAGGGGATAATGCGGCAAAACCTGGCTTTTCTCGACCGCTTCTACATGATCGAGGTCGGTTATCCCGACCAGGACATCGAAAAGAAAATCCTGACCGAAGTGGCGCCATCTGTCGGCAGCGACATCAGAGACCGAATGGTGGCCATCGCTAACGAAATCAGAGCCCTGTTTGTCAAAGGGGAGACGGAAGTCACTCTCTCGACCCGCACCCTGACCCGGTGGGCACGTATCACCGCCTTCCAGGGACGGGCCGCGGCAAGTCAGGGCATGTCCAACGGCGAAACACTGACCAAGGCCTTCGACCGGGCACTCGGCTTCCGGGCTGAACCCGATACCCGAACCGCCCTGCACGCAGTATTGCAGCGGCACTTCGGGGACAGGAGGTCGCCATGA
- a CDS encoding TSCPD domain-containing protein encodes MSPKIPRPKAVTGFTIERRSSCGKIYTTVTLSPGTAVPMEIFVRFGKAGGCGSAMADGIARLVSYGLRSGLEATDAVKALSGIGCHLGSNTCLNCVAESIRLVLVHLDTGRDLNDLIEEAALAEANAVSAHEFN; translated from the coding sequence ATGAGCCCAAAGATTCCACGGCCCAAGGCTGTTACCGGTTTCACCATTGAACGCCGGTCGTCATGCGGCAAGATCTACACCACGGTAACACTCTCCCCGGGCACCGCTGTTCCCATGGAAATATTCGTGCGCTTCGGCAAAGCCGGAGGGTGCGGTTCCGCCATGGCTGACGGCATTGCCCGCCTGGTCTCGTACGGTCTCCGTTCGGGACTGGAAGCAACCGATGCCGTCAAAGCATTGAGTGGTATCGGCTGTCATCTGGGGAGTAATACCTGTCTCAACTGCGTTGCCGAATCAATCCGTCTGGTACTTGTACATCTTGATACCGGGCGAGACCTGAATGACCTGATTGAGGAAGCGGCTCTTGCAGAGGCAAATGCCGTAAGCGCCCACGAATTCAACTAA
- a CDS encoding PD-(D/E)XK nuclease family protein, translating to MSKLAAFLGRAIPTHQQKQSSHLGDRTGYVGASDIAGCPRKAALSKQNPTGHDIKTLLRFSRGHAAQAMYADFFRTGGALFEEEVEVRHPDIPEIRCHIDFLFYANRQTKRLHIVEMKSTDGIPDEPYSSWVDQLHVQMGLLQLTLDPTVEIGGSILVVDLNAGTYHEFNSYTPNRLVFDQLVEKGKHILAAARGECAPRTEPGILCGYCPFRTGCPTHAVALDLPREILDAGRKYLELNEQKKALETRLDVLKNDILTFADGTFKGASDGILINVTSVAESVMIDSCKLKRNYPDIYDQVTKPKAGFVKLEIKPFMPPVAQAA from the coding sequence ATGAGCAAACTCGCCGCATTTCTGGGCCGCGCTATTCCGACCCACCAACAGAAACAATCATCGCATCTAGGTGACCGAACGGGATATGTCGGAGCTTCCGATATTGCCGGCTGCCCGCGTAAAGCGGCACTCAGCAAACAAAACCCGACCGGTCATGACATCAAGACGCTCCTTCGTTTTTCTCGTGGTCACGCTGCGCAAGCCATGTATGCCGATTTTTTCAGGACCGGTGGCGCTCTCTTCGAAGAAGAAGTCGAAGTGCGGCATCCGGACATCCCTGAGATCAGGTGTCATATCGACTTCCTGTTCTACGCGAACCGGCAGACAAAACGGCTGCATATCGTGGAAATGAAGTCAACCGACGGCATCCCCGACGAACCCTACTCATCATGGGTGGATCAGCTACATGTCCAGATGGGCCTGCTGCAACTCACCCTCGATCCAACAGTGGAAATCGGCGGTTCGATCCTGGTGGTTGACCTCAACGCGGGAACGTACCATGAGTTCAACAGCTATACACCCAACAGACTGGTATTCGATCAACTTGTGGAAAAGGGAAAACATATCCTTGCGGCAGCGCGAGGAGAGTGTGCCCCTCGAACCGAACCAGGAATTCTCTGCGGTTACTGTCCGTTTCGCACCGGCTGTCCTACCCATGCCGTCGCCCTGGATCTCCCCCGGGAAATACTTGATGCCGGCAGGAAGTATCTGGAGCTGAATGAGCAGAAGAAGGCTCTCGAAACCCGGCTGGACGTCCTGAAAAACGACATCCTCACCTTTGCGGATGGCACGTTCAAAGGGGCTTCGGACGGGATACTGATCAACGTCACCTCAGTGGCGGAGTCGGTAATGATCGACAGCTGCAAGCTCAAGAGAAACTATCCTGACATCTATGACCAAGTCACGAAACCGAAAGCCGGTTTCGTAAAACTTGAAATCAAACCATTCATGCCGCCCGTAGCACAAGCGGCCTGA
- a CDS encoding single-stranded DNA-binding protein — protein sequence MASLNRVELIGNLGRDPEIRYTPGGTAVANFSLATSEKVKNKSGEWETRTEWHNIVLYARLAEVAGEYLSKGKSVYLDGKLKTRKWQDRDGKDRYTTEIIGDKLLMLGGKTGSIPDGSDEQPTSDQAHEEIPPDDNDPF from the coding sequence ATGGCAAGTCTGAATCGTGTGGAACTCATCGGCAACCTGGGTCGTGATCCTGAGATTAGGTACACACCAGGAGGCACCGCTGTCGCAAATTTTTCACTCGCGACCAGTGAGAAGGTAAAGAACAAAAGTGGCGAATGGGAGACCCGCACCGAGTGGCACAACATCGTCCTCTATGCACGTCTCGCTGAAGTAGCTGGCGAGTACCTGTCCAAAGGAAAGAGTGTCTACCTCGACGGCAAACTCAAGACCCGTAAATGGCAAGATCGGGACGGTAAAGATCGGTACACAACCGAGATCATCGGCGACAAGCTTCTCATGCTGGGCGGCAAGACGGGCAGCATTCCCGACGGAAGTGATGAACAGCCAACAAGCGACCAGGCACACGAGGAGATTCCGCCCGATGACAATGATCCGTTCTAG